One segment of Treponema pectinovorum DNA contains the following:
- a CDS encoding NCS2 family permease has protein sequence METFFKIRERGSSVSREIVGGITTFLAMAYILAVNPNILSASGMNWGSVFTATAISASIATLMMGFVANLPVALAPGLGLNAFFTYTVVLGMGCSWQLALTAVLLEGVLFILLSLCGIREAIIKSIPESLKKAVSVGIGLFICIIGLVNAGLCKTDTGSFIGFVNFTFENRTAIVAVIGLVLTIVLYVLKVPGAILISIILTTLIGIPFGVTSVPESFRPFSTPHTPHLFAFDFKGILFDSATGNFSGVVLGKFFVIFFTFFFTDLFDTLGTLLGVANQANLLTSDGNVKNAKGALLSDAVGTVVGACVGTSTVTSFVESTSGVAAGARTGLASVVTAVLFLLSLFLSPLFFLVPASATAPALIFVGYLMMKAVVGIHFEDATEGIPAFITIMTMPFAYSIAKGIMWGIISYVICKVAGKKLKDIPLITWILAFIFLADIIFEALK, from the coding sequence ATGGAAACATTCTTTAAAATTCGGGAAAGAGGGTCTTCGGTAAGCCGAGAAATTGTCGGAGGTATCACTACTTTTCTTGCGATGGCTTATATTCTTGCGGTAAATCCCAATATTCTTTCTGCTTCTGGAATGAACTGGGGTTCTGTATTTACTGCAACAGCTATTTCGGCTTCGATTGCCACTCTTATGATGGGATTTGTTGCAAATCTTCCTGTAGCTTTGGCTCCGGGACTTGGACTCAACGCTTTTTTTACATATACCGTTGTTTTAGGAATGGGCTGTTCTTGGCAGCTTGCTCTTACTGCTGTTCTTCTTGAAGGAGTTTTATTTATTTTACTTTCTCTTTGCGGTATTCGAGAGGCGATAATAAAATCTATACCAGAAAGTCTTAAAAAAGCCGTTTCTGTTGGAATTGGTCTTTTTATCTGTATAATTGGTTTGGTTAATGCAGGCCTTTGTAAAACTGACACTGGAAGTTTTATTGGTTTTGTAAATTTTACCTTTGAAAATAGAACTGCTATTGTTGCTGTTATCGGCCTTGTTCTTACTATAGTTCTTTATGTATTAAAGGTTCCTGGAGCAATACTTATAAGCATTATTTTGACAACCTTGATTGGAATTCCTTTTGGAGTAACTTCTGTTCCTGAGTCTTTTAGACCTTTTTCGACTCCGCACACTCCTCATCTTTTTGCTTTTGATTTTAAAGGCATACTTTTTGACAGTGCTACTGGAAATTTTTCTGGTGTTGTACTAGGCAAATTTTTTGTAATCTTTTTTACTTTCTTCTTTACAGATCTCTTTGATACTTTAGGAACTTTACTTGGGGTTGCAAATCAAGCGAACCTTTTGACTTCTGACGGAAATGTAAAAAATGCAAAAGGCGCTCTTCTTTCTGATGCTGTTGGAACTGTTGTTGGTGCTTGCGTAGGAACTTCTACTGTAACTTCATTTGTTGAATCTACCTCTGGAGTTGCAGCTGGTGCAAGAACAGGTCTTGCTTCCGTTGTTACTGCTGTTTTGTTCCTTCTTTCTTTGTTCCTTTCTCCTTTATTTTTCTTGGTGCCTGCTTCTGCGACTGCTCCTGCTTTAATTTTTGTTGGCTATCTTATGATGAAGGCTGTTGTTGGTATACACTTTGAAGATGCTACAGAGGGAATTCCTGCATTCATAACTATTATGACTATGCCTTTTGCTTATTCCATTGCGAAAGGTATTATGTGGGGAATTATATCTTACGTTATCTGTAAGGTTGCTGGGAAAAAGTTAAAGGATATCCCGCTTATAACTTGGATTTTGGCTTTTATTTTCCTTGCAGACATAATATTTGAAGCTTTAAAATAA
- a CDS encoding deoxycytidylate deaminase, translating into MEGEKYVRPTWDEYFMEVARTIAKRATCDRGRSGCVIARDNRILVTGYVGSPSGLAHCDEVGHLLKKVIHDDGSISQHCVRTVHAEQNAICQAAKRGISIDGGTVYCKMTPCRTCAMLLINCGIKRVVCEKHYHDENDSIKMFDEAKVKIEHLEDTIQTYKDM; encoded by the coding sequence ATGGAAGGTGAAAAATACGTGCGCCCGACTTGGGATGAATATTTTATGGAAGTCGCAAGGACTATTGCAAAAAGGGCTACTTGCGATAGGGGAAGGTCTGGCTGTGTTATTGCAAGGGACAACAGAATTTTGGTTACAGGTTATGTTGGAAGCCCCTCTGGTCTTGCTCATTGCGATGAAGTTGGGCACCTTTTAAAAAAAGTGATTCATGATGATGGTTCTATAAGCCAGCATTGCGTAAGAACAGTTCATGCTGAACAAAATGCAATTTGTCAGGCGGCTAAAAGGGGAATTTCGATTGACGGCGGAACTGTTTATTGCAAGATGACTCCATGCAGAACTTGTGCGATGCTCCTGATAAATTGCGGGATAAAGCGAGTTGTGTGCGAAAAGCATTACCACGACGAAAACGACAGCATTAAGATGTTTGACGAAGCAAAAGTAAAAATTGAGCATTTAGAAGATACGATTCAAACTTACAAGGATATGTAA